A portion of the Anthonomus grandis grandis chromosome 7, icAntGran1.3, whole genome shotgun sequence genome contains these proteins:
- the LOC126738574 gene encoding uncharacterized protein LOC126738574, with amino-acid sequence MDHRRYQRSGGIYHDGFLYITRSTKHNIRYLICSKYRRLGCIASGKIHLEEGNVFIPIKVEHNHPRDDNRVEAMDFRIQLREACVRERGTLKNIYERVAARNVNGAVEVPFNVIRRSMLRWSQAMRPNVPATLTELADIFRTGVVEANGLTAVVFGNGEFIGNFIDSQHTFIDGTFKAVPRRPNFCQILTIFATCMDHAFPVAHIFMERRTKILYDAAFAYLRENFPQFVNINIVTDYEVALMESLRNNFPNASLHGCFFHYCQAVLRKARTLGITRQIEGRPNGRVLLKKYYCLALLPAEMIEPTLVSLQVFFCCYQWHFLFVTIVSIISTIWTLALDFRELNEYIRRQWIERVTAQHFSVFRQRHRTNNVMESYHRRLNSKLSRHPGVWDLIETLIDIQNTASIALT; translated from the exons ATGGACCATAGGAGATATCAGAGATCAGGAGGAATTTACCACGACGGGTTTTTGTACATAACAAGATCCACAAAGCACAACATCAG gtatttaatcTGTAGCAAGTATCGACGATTGGGTTGTATTGCATCAGGGAAAATCCACTTAGAAGAGGGAAATGTCTTCATTCCTATAAAGGTTGAACATAATCATCCTAGAGACGACAACAGAGTTGAAGCAATGGATTTTAGAATTCAGCTACGGGAGGCCTGTGTTCGAGAAAGAGGaacccttaaaaatatttatgagcgCGTTGCCGCAAG AAACGTGAATGGTGCTGTTGAGGTTCCATTTAATGTGATTCGCCGTTCAATGTTGAGATGGAGCCAGGCAATGAGGCCTAATGTCCCGGCAACTTTAACGGAATTGGCAGACATATTTCGAACAG GTGTGGTCGAAGCCAATGGACTTACTGCGGTGGTTTTTGGCAATGGGGAATTTATAGGGAACTTCATTGACTCCCAACACACATTCATTGATGGAACCTTTAAGGCAGTACCGAGAAGACCTAACTTTTGTCAAATCTTGACCATATTTGCCACTTGCATGGATCAT GCTTTTCCAGTTGCACATATTTTCATGGAGAGAAGAACGAAAATCTTGTATGATGCCGCTTTTGCCTACCTGCGTGAGAACTTCCCCCAATTTGTCAATATTAACATTGTGACGGACTATGAGGTGGCTTTGATGGAATCACTGAGGAACAACTTTCCCAATGCCTCATTGCATGGTTGTTTTTTCCATTATTGTCAG gcgGTATTACGAAAAGCCAGGACTTTAGGGATTACACGGCAGATCGAGGGACGACCTAATGGAAGAGTCTTATTGAAGAAATACTATTGTTTGGCGCTTCTACCTGCGGAGATGATTGAACCGACATTAGTTTCCTtgcaggtttttttttgttgttatcaATGGCATTTTTTATTCGTGACCATTGTTTCTATTATAAGCACGATTTGGACTTTGGCTCTGGACTTTAGAGAACTCAATGAGTATATCAGGAGGCAATGGATAGAACGCGTTACAGCTCAGCATTTCAGTGTATTCAGGCAACGACATAGGACCAACAATGTGATGGAATCATACCACAGAAGACTGAACAGTAAATTGAGTAGACATCCTGGCGTGTGGGATTTGATAG AGACGCTTATCGATATCCAGAACACTGCTTCCATCGCGCTGACTTAG
- the LOC126738573 gene encoding uncharacterized protein LOC126738573, translated as MSSKRKREEGDEVLGLLKKLGERMDKVEKNQRQQRKSKRSRRHFSPSSASLSSRSIDRSRSRSRRTHRRLSRKSQRRHRSPSSTDNNSDSDKNSVDLIDIASSDSDRGDSRERGVKNQKNRLQKQQPLPDGVRNNVLLEINQNVVQDQARGDQEDMPVLREEVRTILVKDGARKKEFSAPIHNDIASHWSNILTNGWDTSNKLDINNIDIIDKYLPPENCKDLEPPKINPEVKAAISEPVLKRDERLVQFQQQAGAALVLVGSVLSNMVKEEGEGNKEYMASLSDVGRILADLHYTYSISRRDLIKLTLNKDLNEVLTASLIQEGLLFGSDLEGRIRAAKELKKSGQQLRPLKKLTQKARTKPVGSKASTSASTQQENFYRPAPSYRARRATGQRVQLKAQTSTSMNSRYYRVSSQGKRLQGSRPLDKRR; from the exons ATGTCGTCTAAAAGAAAACGAGAAGAAGGTGATGAGGTGTTAGGATTACTGAAAAAGCTGGGAGAAAGGATGGATAAAGTGGAAAAGAATCAACGCCAACAGCGTAAATCAAAACGCAGTCGCCGCCATTTTTCCCCGTCGTCCGCTTCATTATCCTCGAGATCGATCGATCGTTCTCGGTCACGCAGTCGTCGCACTCATCGCCGACTAAGTCGGAAAAGCCAGCGGCGGCACCGGTCGCCGTCCTCCACCGACAATAATTCGGATTCGGATAAAAATTCGGTCGACCTGATTGACATTGCCTCATCAGATTCAGATAGAGGCGATTCTAGAGAAAGGGGCGTCAAAAACCAGAAAAATCGACTGCAAAAGCAGCAACCTTTGCCTGATGGCGttagaaataatgttttattggaaataaatcaaaacgTCGTCCAAG ATCAGGCAAGAGGAGATCAAGAGGATATGCCAGTGTTGAGGGAGGAGGTTAGAACGATACTGGTCAAAGATGGTGCAAGGAAAAAAGAGTTTTCTGCTCCAATCCATAATGACATAGCGAGTCATTGGTCTAATATTCTGACTAATGGATGGGACACAAGCAATAAACTggatataaataatatagatataATAGATAAATATCTGCCCCCCGAAAATTGTAAAGATTTGGAGCCACCTAAGATAAACCCGGAGGTGAAGGCCGCTATATCTGAGCCGGTCCTTAAGAGAGATGAAAGGCTTGTTCAGTTCCAACAGCAAGCTGGAGCTGCTTTGGTTTTGGTTGGTTCAGTATTATCCAACATGGTGAAAGAAGAGGGGGAGGGCAATAAAGAATACATGGCAAGTTTAAGTGATGTAGGCCGAATTTTAGCGGACCTACATTATACTTATTCCATTTCAAGGAGGGACCTTATTAAATTGACTTTAAATAAGGATTTAAATGAGGTTCTTACAGCAAGTCTTATCCAAGAAGGGCTGTTATTTGGTTCTGACTTAGAGGGAAGAATTAGAGCAGCCAAAGAATTAAAGAAGTCGGGACAGCAACTGAGGCCTCTTAAGAAGTTAACTCAAAAAGCTAGAACAAAGCCTGTGGGTTCTAAGGCTTCAACCTCAGCCTCAACCCAGCAGGAAAACTTTTACCGTCCAGCCCCGAGTTACAGAGCCAGGAGGGCGACTGGACAACGAGTTCAATTGAAGGCTCAGACATCAACATCAATGAACAGTCGATACTACAGAGTTTCCAGCCAAGGTAAGAGACTGCAAGGATCTCGTCCACTGGACAAGAGGAGGTAA